Proteins encoded in a region of the Flavobacterium sp. MDT1-60 genome:
- a CDS encoding SusD/RagB family nutrient-binding outer membrane lipoprotein, protein MKYSFKIKTLGAALMTAVILSSCNSDFDEINTDPNSLTEDQLDATLAGPSFASAIYAGIHNGSYSSPGVDDQGTWGIATGILSSTFIHYLNCGYGTERNAFVNGYEGRGWTRFYTVAVPALNNAVKASEGNAEALAILKIWKVFMYNQMVDAYGPIPYTQAGNGKEKVPYDSVESIYEDFFKLLDEANASLSSSSLTTVAAFQPNDRLYAGNVANWRVFGNSLRLRLALRISDIQPDKAKTQAEAAVAAGVMQTNEQGAFFKASNITPNNLNMIVNSWGYTMTASMESILVGYNDPRLAKWFAKIDTGVYRGQPVGGLEDQFGTTKFSAFNNDIMGNGAAGNLSETKNIEVFMASENYFSRAEGALKGWNMGGSAQSLYEEGIRMSLRQWGITDTAAINAYVAGNTLPTLPNILTVYPTLDLQDIPVKLPVAWSATVANQRTQIAVQKYLAIFPESWESWADLRRSDAKVIYPVLNTDNNDAGVGKSLMKRIIYTTNEYSANKDAVTDGITKLKGPDTGGTKLWWDTK, encoded by the coding sequence ATGAAATATAGTTTTAAAATAAAAACATTAGGAGCTGCATTAATGACAGCTGTTATTTTGTCAAGTTGTAATAGCGATTTTGATGAAATAAACACAGATCCTAATTCGCTTACTGAAGATCAGTTAGATGCTACGCTGGCAGGACCATCATTTGCATCTGCAATTTATGCAGGTATTCACAACGGATCTTATTCATCACCAGGTGTAGATGATCAGGGAACCTGGGGTATTGCAACGGGTATTTTATCGTCAACTTTTATTCACTATTTAAATTGTGGATATGGTACTGAGAGAAATGCGTTTGTAAATGGATACGAAGGACGTGGATGGACAAGATTTTACACCGTTGCCGTGCCCGCTTTAAACAATGCTGTTAAAGCATCTGAAGGAAACGCCGAAGCTTTGGCAATTCTTAAAATTTGGAAAGTTTTCATGTACAATCAAATGGTAGATGCTTACGGGCCAATTCCATACACTCAGGCAGGAAACGGTAAAGAAAAGGTACCTTATGACAGTGTAGAATCTATTTATGAAGACTTTTTTAAATTACTTGACGAAGCAAATGCTTCTTTAAGTAGTTCTTCTCTAACAACAGTGGCTGCTTTTCAGCCAAATGATCGTTTATATGCTGGTAATGTTGCTAACTGGAGAGTATTCGGAAACAGTTTAAGATTACGTTTAGCATTAAGAATCTCTGATATTCAGCCAGATAAAGCAAAAACACAAGCTGAAGCTGCTGTAGCTGCAGGTGTTATGCAAACAAACGAGCAGGGAGCTTTCTTTAAAGCAAGTAATATTACTCCAAACAATTTAAACATGATTGTAAACAGCTGGGGTTATACGATGACAGCTTCTATGGAAAGTATACTTGTCGGATATAATGATCCAAGGTTAGCAAAATGGTTTGCTAAAATTGATACGGGTGTTTACCGTGGTCAGCCTGTTGGAGGTTTAGAAGATCAGTTTGGAACTACTAAATTCTCTGCTTTTAACAATGATATTATGGGGAATGGTGCTGCAGGAAACCTAAGTGAAACTAAAAATATCGAAGTATTCATGGCTTCTGAAAACTATTTCAGCAGAGCAGAAGGTGCTTTGAAAGGATGGAACATGGGTGGAAGTGCTCAGAGTTTGTATGAAGAAGGTATCAGAATGTCTTTAAGACAATGGGGAATTACAGATACAGCAGCAATCAATGCTTATGTGGCTGGAAATACATTACCAACTTTACCAAACATCTTAACAGTTTATCCAACTTTAGACTTACAAGATATACCTGTAAAATTGCCTGTTGCATGGTCAGCTACAGTTGCAAATCAACGTACACAAATTGCGGTTCAAAAATATTTGGCGATTTTCCCTGAATCTTGGGAATCCTGGGCAGATTTACGCCGAAGTGATGCAAAAGTAATTTATCCGGTTCTTAACACAGATAATAATGATGCCGGAGTTGGTAAAAGCTTAATGAAAAGAATTATTTATACAACAAATGAATATTCTGCTAATAAAGATGCTGTTACAGACGGAATCACAAAACTTAAAGGTCCGGATACCGGAGGGACTAAACTTTGGTGGGATACTAAATAA
- a CDS encoding SusC/RagA family TonB-linked outer membrane protein, translating into MIKDVLKLLFVICLFGFTGLQAQTTVKGTITDGVSGIPVPGANVIVKGTKTSASSDFDGKYSITVPNHSAVLIFTYVGSAPKEVAVGTQTTIDVALGAATQQLGEVVVTALGIKREKKAITYSAQNIAVDELSEARSLNVANSLSGKVAGLNFSTTSNGVGSSSRITLRGNRSLNGNNQPLYVVDGVPISNGTTTTNPDIDTGGTTQPDGISNINPEDIASMTVLKGPSAAALYGSRASNGVIVITTKSGKAGKTSVSLSTNFMASSAYNLMNLQNEYGQGTNGVYNPTSSSSWGGKLDGSQVSNWQLVRNPNYSGPATQSYSPQPNNVIDFYKMGYNLANTLTVTAGNEKAQGYFSYTNTRAEGIVGGNQLDRHNLNLRLTSKISDKLSLDVKTNYIIQDIDNLLRTGEESIGTSAYLLPRSIAYNDYRNYEYTDAAGQKQMNYFIDETGAPGGNPFWSALRDDARTDKRNRFIGLASLKYEFTKTLSLQGRAGLDQMTNKNVRNRYATVAFNNNLGSYSESYETVSELNIDALLSYNEKFGDFSVGLNGGASSLQQNSSALNSGGVLSKRNFFALSNVQTIQSTSTSSEKRINSVYAFGQLGFKNYLFLDLTARNDWSSTLPTDYFYPSVGLSAVISDMVKLPEVISFAKLRASYAQVGNDTDPYQTQQRFSYIGGNGGMLYGQTTAANPNLKPEISSSTEFGADVRFFNNRLGLDFTYFNTLTDNQIFYINTPESSSYSRAIVNGGDIENKGIELTLTATPIQTENFSWDITANYASYKSKVKSIFEGRDELVLGEGRLVRSKVVVGGEYGDLYIKGFQRNPDGQIIVNSAGLPLATNGFDVRAGNFNPDWTGGLKNNFKYKDFNFSFLVDFRIGGEVISYTQARQAGLGVSDITLAGREGGIIVDGVVAGAGGTYTPNTTSITSEQYWTAIGQRTPVAEPFIYDATNIRLRELVFGYSLPKRVLGNTGFTSIDFSLVGRNLFFFVNKAKYFDPEAGAGTGNLQGIESFNIPSTRDYGVNVKFGF; encoded by the coding sequence ATGATTAAGGACGTACTAAAATTACTGTTTGTTATATGCTTATTCGGATTTACAGGTCTGCAAGCACAAACAACAGTAAAAGGAACGATAACAGATGGTGTGAGCGGAATTCCGGTTCCTGGAGCAAATGTTATTGTTAAAGGAACAAAGACAAGTGCATCATCAGATTTTGATGGGAAGTACAGTATAACAGTTCCAAATCACTCAGCAGTTTTGATCTTCACTTATGTGGGCTCCGCTCCAAAAGAAGTAGCAGTAGGAACACAAACTACAATTGATGTGGCTTTGGGTGCAGCTACACAACAATTAGGAGAAGTAGTAGTAACAGCTCTTGGTATTAAAAGAGAGAAAAAAGCGATTACGTATTCTGCTCAAAACATTGCTGTAGACGAACTTTCGGAGGCAAGATCATTAAACGTTGCCAACTCACTTTCGGGTAAGGTTGCCGGTCTTAACTTCTCTACAACATCAAATGGTGTGGGGAGTTCATCGAGAATTACATTAAGGGGTAACAGATCTCTTAACGGAAACAATCAGCCTCTGTATGTAGTAGATGGTGTACCAATTAGTAACGGTACAACAACAACAAATCCTGATATTGATACAGGAGGAACTACACAGCCAGATGGTATTTCAAACATTAACCCGGAAGATATTGCTTCGATGACAGTTCTTAAAGGACCTTCAGCTGCGGCTCTTTATGGTTCCAGAGCGAGTAATGGTGTTATTGTAATAACAACAAAATCTGGTAAAGCAGGAAAAACATCGGTTTCATTGTCAACTAATTTTATGGCTTCATCTGCTTATAATTTGATGAATTTGCAAAATGAGTACGGTCAGGGAACAAATGGTGTTTACAATCCAACTTCCAGTTCAAGCTGGGGAGGAAAATTAGACGGAAGCCAGGTTTCAAACTGGCAGTTAGTTCGTAATCCAAATTATTCAGGACCGGCTACACAAAGTTATTCTCCACAACCAAATAACGTTATTGATTTTTATAAAATGGGTTATAATTTAGCTAATACATTAACTGTTACGGCAGGAAATGAAAAAGCGCAAGGTTATTTCTCTTATACAAACACACGTGCTGAAGGTATTGTGGGCGGGAATCAATTAGACAGACATAATCTTAATTTAAGATTGACAAGTAAAATATCTGATAAATTATCATTGGATGTAAAAACAAATTATATCATTCAGGATATCGATAATTTATTGAGAACCGGAGAAGAATCTATTGGTACATCAGCTTATTTACTGCCTCGTAGTATTGCGTATAATGATTACAGAAATTATGAATACACCGATGCTGCAGGACAAAAACAAATGAATTATTTCATCGATGAAACTGGAGCACCAGGAGGAAACCCATTCTGGTCTGCCTTAAGAGATGATGCGCGTACAGATAAAAGAAACAGATTTATTGGTTTAGCTTCTCTTAAATATGAATTTACAAAAACGCTAAGTTTACAAGGTAGAGCTGGTTTAGACCAAATGACAAATAAAAATGTTAGAAACAGATATGCTACAGTTGCATTTAACAATAACTTAGGTTCATACAGCGAATCGTATGAAACAGTAAGTGAATTGAATATTGATGCTTTACTTTCTTACAATGAAAAATTTGGAGATTTTTCTGTTGGGCTTAATGGAGGTGCAAGTTCACTGCAACAAAACAGTTCAGCTTTAAATTCAGGAGGAGTTTTAAGTAAGAGAAACTTTTTTGCATTGTCTAATGTACAAACAATTCAATCTACATCTACATCTTCAGAAAAAAGAATTAATTCCGTTTACGCCTTTGGTCAGCTTGGTTTTAAAAACTATTTATTCTTAGATTTAACTGCCAGAAATGACTGGTCTTCTACTTTACCAACGGATTATTTTTATCCTTCTGTAGGTCTTTCAGCTGTTATTTCTGACATGGTTAAATTACCTGAAGTAATTAGTTTTGCAAAATTAAGAGCTTCATACGCACAGGTTGGAAACGATACAGATCCTTACCAAACACAACAAAGATTTTCTTATATTGGTGGAAATGGCGGTATGTTATACGGACAAACAACGGCTGCAAATCCTAACTTAAAACCAGAAATATCTTCTTCAACAGAGTTTGGTGCAGATGTTAGATTCTTTAATAATCGTTTAGGTTTAGATTTTACCTACTTTAATACATTAACAGATAACCAAATTTTCTATATCAATACTCCTGAGTCTTCTTCATATTCAAGAGCTATCGTAAATGGTGGGGATATTGAAAATAAAGGTATTGAGCTTACACTTACTGCAACTCCTATCCAAACAGAAAATTTTAGCTGGGATATTACAGCAAACTACGCTTCTTATAAATCAAAAGTAAAATCTATTTTTGAAGGAAGAGATGAATTAGTTCTTGGTGAAGGACGTTTAGTTAGAAGTAAAGTTGTTGTAGGTGGTGAATATGGTGATTTATACATTAAAGGTTTCCAAAGAAATCCTGATGGTCAAATTATTGTAAACAGTGCAGGTCTTCCATTAGCAACAAACGGTTTTGATGTTCGTGCGGGTAACTTTAACCCAGACTGGACCGGAGGTTTAAAAAACAACTTTAAATACAAAGATTTCAATTTCAGTTTCTTAGTTGATTTTAGAATTGGCGGAGAAGTTATTTCATATACTCAGGCCAGACAAGCAGGTTTAGGGGTTAGTGATATTACTTTGGCAGGAAGAGAAGGAGGTATCATTGTTGATGGTGTTGTTGCAGGAGCAGGCGGAACTTATACTCCGAATACGACAAGTATTACATCTGAACAATACTGGACAGCAATTGGACAAAGAACACCTGTGGCAGAACCTTTTATTTATGATGCAACAAACATCAGATTAAGAGAGCTTGTTTTTGGATATTCATTACCAAAACGTGTATTAGGCAATACAGGTTTTACAAGTATTGACTTTTCATTGGTAGGAAGAAATTTATTTTTCTTTGTAAATAAAGCTAAATATTTTGATCCGGAAGCAGGGGCTGGTACAGGAAACTTACAAGGTATAGAATCTTTCAACATTCCTTCAACGAGAGATTATGGAGTTAATGTTAAATTCGGATTTTAA
- a CDS encoding DUF2264 domain-containing protein produces the protein MNQLKTLLLLASIFSVSLFSQQKENTSNVFQIKNPNYTISPYTGMTKQHWKDAALYLLEGAFSYIHTLDDPMKFPKQEGKSYPVNETQIPTEKLEGLCRTLFIASPLLKENPELVINTIKVADYYRYQIGKLTDPASPSYIEPRAKNGGPSQKLVEFGALALSMLTNPDVLWKPLPQSQKEELAKIMLSYGDGPTVDSNWKFFNIFVLSFFKEQGYSVNEKLLVEYLEKSLKHYRGNGWYNDSPAFDYYSMWAFQMYGTIWSEFFGKKYYPELAAKFTANFSDLKDNYPYLFSKDGEMIMWGRSISYRTGAVVPFPLMGFKNDPNTNYGWMRRISSGVIKQFLTHPDFMKDNVPTLGFYGAFEPSVQIYSCRGSVYWMGKIFLGLLVPDDNPFWNAKENNGDWDTKFKKDTVYNKYQGDSQILITDYTNIGASEVRAWCHEKVSSDWQKFRATENYNRLSYNSAFPWQADGENGEVAMNYVVKNKNNLWEAFRLYTFKKFENGIYYRNVVLETDESIQFNLADIPLPNGILRIDKNNSNKPISIRLGHYALPKLNKEIITTKRNVEGYDVTIIDNGKYQLAMIPVLGWEKSEVVKAKGLHPESNESTVINVTSDSKSEKSNIYATLMLWKKSGEKWTKNELVPVKILDKTDNVITIQFNNGTKKVIDFN, from the coding sequence ATGAATCAATTAAAAACATTGTTGCTTTTAGCCAGTATTTTCAGTGTGTCTTTGTTTTCACAGCAAAAAGAAAATACGTCTAATGTCTTTCAGATAAAAAATCCTAATTATACTATCAGTCCTTATACAGGAATGACAAAACAGCATTGGAAGGATGCTGCTCTTTATTTGTTAGAAGGCGCTTTTAGTTATATTCATACATTGGATGATCCGATGAAGTTTCCTAAACAAGAAGGAAAAAGTTATCCTGTAAATGAAACCCAGATTCCAACAGAAAAACTGGAAGGGCTTTGCCGAACTTTATTCATCGCTTCTCCATTATTAAAAGAGAATCCGGAATTAGTTATCAATACTATTAAGGTAGCAGATTATTATAGATATCAAATAGGGAAATTAACAGATCCGGCAAGTCCATCTTATATTGAACCTCGTGCTAAAAATGGAGGGCCAAGCCAAAAATTAGTTGAATTTGGAGCGTTAGCACTTTCAATGCTTACAAATCCGGATGTTTTATGGAAACCTTTGCCACAATCTCAAAAAGAGGAACTGGCTAAAATAATGCTTAGCTATGGCGATGGGCCGACTGTAGATTCTAACTGGAAATTTTTCAACATTTTTGTGTTAAGCTTTTTTAAAGAACAGGGTTATAGCGTCAATGAAAAATTACTTGTTGAATATTTAGAAAAATCACTTAAACATTACAGAGGCAACGGATGGTACAATGACAGTCCTGCTTTTGATTATTACAGCATGTGGGCATTTCAGATGTACGGTACAATTTGGTCTGAATTTTTTGGAAAAAAATATTATCCTGAACTCGCTGCTAAGTTTACAGCAAATTTCAGTGATTTAAAAGACAACTACCCATACTTGTTTAGCAAAGATGGCGAAATGATTATGTGGGGAAGAAGCATAAGTTACAGAACCGGAGCTGTTGTTCCTTTTCCATTGATGGGATTTAAAAATGATCCAAATACCAATTATGGCTGGATGCGAAGAATTTCATCAGGAGTGATTAAGCAATTTTTAACGCATCCTGATTTTATGAAAGATAATGTGCCAACACTCGGATTTTATGGCGCTTTTGAACCCTCGGTTCAAATTTATAGCTGCAGGGGAAGTGTGTATTGGATGGGCAAAATATTTTTAGGTTTGCTGGTTCCGGATGACAATCCATTTTGGAATGCCAAAGAAAATAATGGTGATTGGGATACGAAATTTAAAAAAGATACTGTTTACAATAAGTATCAGGGAGATTCACAAATTTTAATTACAGATTACACTAACATTGGAGCTTCAGAAGTAAGAGCCTGGTGTCATGAAAAAGTAAGCAGCGATTGGCAAAAGTTTAGAGCAACAGAAAACTATAACAGGTTGTCTTACAATAGTGCTTTTCCGTGGCAGGCAGATGGTGAAAATGGAGAAGTTGCCATGAATTATGTTGTTAAAAATAAAAATAATCTCTGGGAAGCCTTTAGATTGTACACTTTTAAAAAATTTGAAAACGGTATTTACTATAGAAATGTAGTTTTAGAAACAGATGAAAGTATTCAATTTAATTTAGCTGATATTCCGCTGCCTAATGGAATTTTAAGAATTGATAAGAATAATAGTAACAAGCCAATTTCAATACGTTTAGGGCATTATGCTTTACCAAAATTAAACAAAGAAATTATCACGACTAAAAGAAACGTTGAAGGATATGATGTGACCATTATTGATAATGGAAAATATCAATTAGCTATGATTCCGGTTTTAGGATGGGAAAAATCTGAAGTTGTAAAAGCAAAAGGGTTACATCCGGAGAGTAATGAAAGTACTGTTATTAATGTTACAAGTGATTCCAAATCAGAAAAATCAAATATTTATGCCACTTTAATGCTTTGGAAAAAATCCGGTGAAAAATGGACGAAAAATGAATTAGTTCCTGTAAAAATTCTTGATAAGACTGATAATGTTATTACCATTCAATTTAATAATGGAACAAAGAAAGTAATTGATTTTAATTAA
- a CDS encoding family 78 glycoside hydrolase catalytic domain, with product MNQLKMLLFLACIFSVSLFSQQKENNANALSKSLFDTDIQISNLKVENAVTPIGLDVAQPVFSWQMETVNKNSSYYQNAYQIIATNNLGNEVWNTGKVKSGESINIKYKGEELKPATLYNWTVNVWDQKGKKYSAKSWFETGLLNPKMVTNKDSDKETTAWSGAKWIGGNANDMVLHSQYLPVFVINGAIQLDKKLKSTKASLIYGANDQRLMNRNKNQYKLENKDGEGYIQVELNITLLNSDGLAKLNVYRVGYHPDDKKETPFKSFSIPNSIINKENQYNMHTVSVQSCLGLTKIYIDGNLKENLVADINLNPLGAGGDFIAFPVVGDIGFLVPKGEKAQFSKIEIKNYRSPSNVIFSDDSNSPGLFSSFKEVTNENKSYTVIGGKKGAFILADPSQNSMPMLRTVFGIDSHKISKARLYVTSRGIYDVYLNGKKIGDDYFNPGLTQYNKTHLYQTYDVTANIQEGNNVLGAILGEGWWSGGSTYAGENWNFFGDRQSILAKLVVTYADGSEKNIISDPETWTYFNDGPVKYSSFFQGEVYDARKEKAIEGWNTAVYDASNWHQAIAIGTNGFVSSEGTANLPHFNNFSDAQLIGQFGTTVKPIKELTAQSVTEVRPGVFVYDMGQNMVGVPKIMLTNVEKGKTITLRYAEVLYPNLPEYKGNEDLLMLENVRAAMSQDIYIAKGGNETITPRFTFHGYRYVEITGIEKPLPLIDVKGTVLSSIHQLSSYYQTSNLLVNKLWENITWSMYGNFLSIPTDCPQRNERLGWSGDISVFSRTAVHLSDVKQFLKRHMLAMRDIQREDGRFPDVAPIGVGFGETLWGSAGITVVWENYLQYGDLGLLEEHYNAMKSYANYLIADIDKQTGVLKEKERNTWGSLGDWLSLEDSKNEKTLFWEAYFIYDLEIMSKAAALLEKKKDQEYFSEYYKQRKDFFNKTYIDKTTGKTSFRGKIIDTQTSYVLPFAFNVLDKENSDLAIKQFVNSVQRENKTDQGTVCPPYSLMTGFIGTAWVNKALSDNGYSNIAYQLLQQTSYPSWLYPVSQGATTIWERLNSYTHKDGFGGNNRMNSFNHYAFGAVGAWMYNYSLGILRDDNFPGFKHFILQPEPDTTGQMTFANGYYDSMYGRIESSWERKNGKYYFHFVVPTNTNAMLYLPALKESDVTINGKKNGIQFLNIENNKAVFKVESGEYRLETVVRN from the coding sequence ATGAATCAATTAAAAATGTTACTGTTTTTAGCTTGTATTTTCAGTGTGTCTTTGTTTTCGCAGCAAAAAGAAAATAATGCTAATGCTTTGTCTAAATCGCTTTTTGATACTGATATCCAAATTAGTAATCTTAAGGTAGAAAATGCAGTAACTCCAATTGGTCTTGATGTTGCTCAGCCTGTTTTTAGCTGGCAAATGGAAACAGTTAACAAAAACAGCAGTTATTATCAAAATGCTTATCAAATTATTGCAACAAATAATCTGGGGAATGAGGTTTGGAATACGGGGAAAGTTAAAAGCGGAGAATCTATTAATATCAAATATAAAGGCGAAGAATTAAAACCTGCAACTTTGTATAACTGGACAGTAAACGTTTGGGATCAAAAAGGAAAAAAGTACTCCGCAAAGTCATGGTTTGAGACGGGTTTGCTGAACCCCAAAATGGTAACGAATAAAGATTCAGATAAAGAAACAACCGCATGGTCTGGAGCAAAATGGATTGGTGGTAATGCCAATGATATGGTTTTGCACTCCCAATATCTTCCTGTTTTTGTTATCAATGGTGCGATTCAATTGGATAAAAAGCTAAAATCGACAAAGGCATCTTTAATTTATGGTGCTAACGATCAGCGTTTAATGAACCGAAATAAAAATCAATATAAACTGGAAAACAAAGATGGTGAGGGTTATATCCAGGTTGAACTGAATATTACACTCTTAAATTCAGACGGGCTGGCTAAATTGAATGTTTATCGGGTAGGTTATCATCCAGATGATAAAAAAGAAACCCCTTTTAAAAGTTTTTCAATTCCGAATTCGATTATTAATAAAGAAAACCAGTATAATATGCATACTGTAAGTGTTCAAAGCTGTTTGGGATTAACTAAGATTTATATTGATGGGAATTTAAAAGAAAATCTGGTGGCTGATATCAATTTAAATCCATTAGGAGCCGGAGGAGATTTTATAGCTTTTCCTGTCGTAGGTGATATTGGTTTTTTAGTTCCTAAGGGAGAAAAAGCGCAGTTTTCGAAAATTGAAATTAAAAATTACCGAAGCCCATCGAATGTAATTTTTTCTGATGATAGTAATTCGCCAGGCCTATTTTCGTCATTTAAAGAAGTAACTAATGAAAATAAGAGCTATACAGTAATTGGCGGAAAAAAAGGGGCTTTTATTCTGGCGGACCCAAGTCAGAATTCCATGCCGATGTTGCGTACCGTTTTTGGAATAGATTCCCATAAAATAAGTAAAGCACGATTGTATGTCACTTCACGTGGTATTTATGATGTGTATTTAAATGGTAAAAAAATAGGAGACGATTATTTTAATCCCGGACTAACACAATACAATAAAACCCATTTGTACCAAACGTATGATGTAACGGCAAATATTCAGGAAGGCAACAATGTATTGGGAGCAATTCTTGGTGAAGGGTGGTGGAGTGGCGGTAGCACCTATGCCGGTGAAAACTGGAATTTTTTTGGTGATCGTCAATCCATACTTGCCAAATTGGTAGTTACTTATGCCGATGGAAGCGAAAAAAATATCATAAGTGATCCTGAAACATGGACGTATTTTAATGACGGACCTGTAAAATACAGTAGTTTTTTTCAGGGTGAAGTTTATGATGCACGAAAAGAAAAAGCAATTGAAGGCTGGAATACAGCTGTATATGATGCTTCCAATTGGCATCAGGCGATAGCTATAGGAACAAATGGATTCGTAAGTTCAGAAGGAACGGCCAATTTACCCCACTTTAATAATTTTAGTGATGCTCAGTTAATAGGGCAGTTTGGTACAACAGTTAAACCAATAAAAGAATTAACGGCTCAGTCGGTTACAGAAGTTCGTCCGGGTGTATTTGTTTACGATATGGGACAAAACATGGTAGGCGTGCCAAAAATTATGCTGACTAATGTAGAAAAAGGAAAAACAATCACATTGCGTTATGCCGAAGTTTTGTATCCTAATTTACCTGAATACAAAGGAAATGAAGATTTACTGATGCTTGAAAATGTTAGAGCGGCTATGTCACAAGATATTTACATAGCCAAAGGAGGTAACGAAACCATAACGCCGCGATTTACATTTCATGGATATCGTTATGTAGAAATAACAGGAATAGAAAAACCTTTACCGCTAATAGATGTTAAAGGAACGGTCTTAAGTTCCATTCATCAATTGTCTTCTTATTATCAAACCTCAAATCTTTTGGTAAATAAATTATGGGAAAATATAACATGGTCTATGTATGGAAATTTCTTGTCGATACCTACCGATTGTCCTCAGCGTAACGAACGTTTAGGATGGAGTGGCGATATTTCGGTTTTTTCGCGAACTGCAGTTCATTTATCAGATGTTAAACAATTTCTGAAAAGGCACATGCTGGCAATGCGGGATATTCAGAGAGAAGATGGACGTTTTCCGGATGTAGCTCCTATAGGTGTAGGATTTGGAGAAACTTTATGGGGAAGTGCAGGAATTACTGTTGTCTGGGAAAATTATTTGCAGTATGGAGATCTCGGTTTATTAGAAGAGCATTATAATGCTATGAAAAGTTACGCCAATTACCTAATAGCCGATATCGATAAGCAAACGGGTGTTTTAAAAGAAAAAGAAAGAAATACCTGGGGTTCTTTAGGAGATTGGTTGAGTTTAGAAGATTCTAAAAATGAAAAAACACTATTTTGGGAAGCCTATTTTATTTATGATTTGGAAATTATGTCTAAAGCGGCAGCCTTATTAGAAAAAAAGAAAGATCAGGAATATTTTTCAGAATATTATAAGCAACGAAAAGATTTTTTCAATAAAACCTACATTGATAAAACAACGGGAAAAACTTCCTTTAGAGGTAAAATTATAGATACACAAACTTCTTATGTGCTGCCTTTTGCTTTTAACGTTTTGGATAAAGAGAATTCAGATCTGGCTATAAAGCAGTTTGTAAATTCTGTACAAAGAGAAAACAAAACAGATCAGGGTACTGTATGTCCGCCGTATTCATTAATGACAGGATTTATTGGAACTGCATGGGTGAATAAAGCGCTTTCAGATAATGGATATTCAAATATTGCCTATCAATTATTGCAGCAAACTTCTTATCCATCATGGCTATACCCGGTTAGTCAGGGAGCAACGACTATTTGGGAACGATTAAATTCGTATACGCATAAAGACGGGTTTGGAGGTAATAATCGAATGAATTCTTTTAATCATTATGCTTTTGGTGCTGTAGGCGCATGGATGTATAATTATTCATTAGGAATTCTAAGAGATGACAATTTTCCGGGATTTAAACATTTTATTTTGCAGCCAGAACCCGATACTACCGGACAAATGACCTTTGCAAATGGATATTACGATTCGATGTACGGACGTATTGAAAGCAGTTGGGAAAGAAAAAATGGCAAATATTATTTTCATTTTGTTGTTCCGACAAATACAAATGCAATGCTTTACCTGCCAGCTTTAAAAGAAAGTGATGTGACGATAAATGGTAAAAAGAACGGAATCCAATTTTTGAATATAGAGAATAATAAGGCTGTTTTTAAAGTAGAATCCGGAGAATATAGGTTAGAAACAGTTGTTAGGAATTAA